A genomic window from Eriocheir sinensis breed Jianghai 21 chromosome 9, ASM2467909v1, whole genome shotgun sequence includes:
- the LOC126995842 gene encoding WASH complex subunit 3-like encodes MDASVVTPTVDFSKVEAINQKRTLAFINHWVLHTVAFLNQFSAMCEERLVTLETKLRRADHTLAILEAKLSSVPDLEGVVASTVPSNQDTQTTSTTAPDGGGGSAEGVQESEAAPAPPPPAMDNFTQPEGQDVVDEAVAAPQPSGKPISEDPRFSQYFRMLRMGVPDPAIRMKMSSEGVDPSLLDDPNAPAPPGVPAAGSGQDSSSDSDSSWSD; translated from the exons GTTGAGGCCATTAACCAGAAGAGAACCTTGGCCTTCATCAACCACTGGGTGCTGCACACGGTGGCCTTCCTCAACCAGTTCTCTGCCATGTGTGAGGAGCGGCTCGTGACCTTGGAGACAAAGCTTCGTCGAGCAGACCACACACTGGCCATCCTCGAAGCCAAG CTGAGCTCAGTGCCAGACTTGGAGGGGGTAGTGGCCTCAACTGTTCCCAGTAACCAGGACACACAGACCACTTCCACCACAGctcctgatggtggtggtgggtcagcAGAAGGCGTCCAGGAGAGTGAGGCCgcccctgcaccaccaccaccagcgatgGACAATTTCACACAGCCAGAGGGCCAGGATGTGGTGGATGAGGCAGTGGCTGCACCACAGCCATCTGGCAAACCAATCAGTGAAGACCCCAGGTTTTCACAGTACTTCAGGATGCTGCGGATGGGTGTTCCTGACCCGGCCATTCGCATGAAGATGTCCAGTGAAGGGGTGGACCCATCACTACTTGA TGACCCAAATGCACCTGCTCCACCTGGGGTACCTGCAGCTGGCTCAGGTCAAGATTCAAGCTCAGATTCTGACTCATCATGGAGTGACTAG